The window actgaaaaattccATCCATCCAGTGACTGTAATTAGGTGTCAACCTATTGTTACTggagaaaaatgtatataattaattataccttatttttcatttatttatttattttcttatatatattttttcttcaatcctTATTGGTGAAGGACGATTGTTTAGCAATCGAAATCACGatttagttttttgattttgtgtaaaattttgtaaatgacttttgagagaaatatttttccaaattaagtaaataaatagtggCATCTGGattttctgacaaaattttttttaacacagataTTATGTATTAGCTGTATCCTCCGACGggaagtcttattctttaagactttgggggttggcatcccctcggccctagcctctgcagcttttcttccctcTACAtccagagctgcagaacactccacattatacacacacactacaccaagaacactacacaaattacaacatatacactaacacaactacacaacaacatcctacactgctTTCTCTTATATATACATTCGGTTGTGTtacgacatcttacgaaacgcatccataacccaaggtgggaactatcgtgccgatgggtaaacggctctacgtagtgagtctcgaacgatgtcctctgggcaccagggcgaacccaattgtatttagctctagctccagtacgcgtgcgctctgctggagtggtccgttttatcaccggtactcgtgggaccaaaatttcagtccCAAATACAAATACTATGATgattggtggtccatctgaaaaaaactaCCAACCCTAGTCTTGTGAAgaggcctcggtcagctttgtctgacgaggataaaagtcctatagAAGAGAATTACAAATCATTAGacaagaatttcaaaaatattcgattcgttgTCCTCTGAAATAATCAAGAAGggggctccctccaaaaggtatcgcttttcttgataaataaagttataacaggtgcaagtggttccccgaagaatatcagaaaattatgtgacggatcgattctgattgaAACATTCAGTGATGAGTAGAGTCGAtttatcttacgtctccgtaatatgggcagtataaatataagtgcggAATGCCACAAAACCCTAAATACGTGTCGCGGGGTAATGTTTTGCCGAAATCTTATGGATGTAGATGTCGGTGAAATAGCTGATGAGCTTCGTTCCCAAGATGTTGTAGAagtgaagcgtataatgaaaACGCAGAACGGAATGGAAGAATCAACACCTTCTCTTATACTGACTTTCAACCTTCCAGTCTCaccggaaaatataaaaattggttatctTTCAATTCGAGTACGACCTTTCATTCCCAACCCTCGACGATGTTTTAATTGCCAAGggtatggtcacactacaacatcttgctcaaAAATAGAGGTCTGTGGTAGATGTGCCAAGGAAGGCCACAGAGATGCTAACTGCCAAGAACATGAAAAATGTGCTAATTGCAGTGGTTCGCATACTGCTCGCTCTCGAGATTGCCCAGTTTTTAAGAAAGCAAAGGCAATTCTCAGAATCTCTACGGAGCAGAAACTATTTTTTCCGGCGAcacgcagagaatataaaaaaaaaactattaactcaaGGAACCTGGTTAagccagacgtatcttttgctaCCGCTACATCAAAACAAGttactacaaatttaaataatcagcCGTCCGGATCCTACAATGAgctaaaaaacttgttcagatgttatctgatcaagttgcaTCCTATTTCCTGATCAAGtaacagccactatttcagaagTGACAAAGATGAACAAAAGTCTTCCgttgcagttagtgaatccaacagtgggATCCGTATGAAAGTTCCTGTTTCCAAAGTTTTACCGGTACGGGCAGGAGTAATCACAGCTGACGGTAAGCCATctaataagctccctgttaagggaACCCACGTAACCACCTCCTCTGGGATGTTATCTGCGGCATCCCATACTGCTAAATCTCCTCCTCCATCACCCCGTGTACTGGAAatatatggttgaagaaccacccgaccccagGGCAtaggagttctttaaaataaaaaaataaaaaccgaatcacatacaaccaatttttataaattttcctgaatttatttatctatacttatgaacattatttaatGGAACGTTAGAGGTCTTCGGTCTCGTATTGAAGATGCTAGAGTGTTGATGCGTTCacatgaaccattaataatgtgcttccaagaaactcATCAATTACAGCAAGATCTGTAACCCAGAGGCTATACATGTGAGAGATACGATTGTCTTGTAGATAGTTTAGAGAGTGCTGGTGTTGCTATTTTCATGCGGAATGAGGTGTCGGCTTCAAGGCTACCTCTAGCTACCCccattcctgctgttgctgtaaaaatcACAGTCCCGTTtaaatagcatatttgcaattgTATCTCTCCCCGAACTCTGAGTTCAATGCTCTAGAAATATCAAATCTCCTCAAGCAAATTCCATTGCCGTCGTTAATAGTAAGAGACtgcaatgcccaccatatttcctggggctcaccTTTCTGCTCCGCTCGAGGAAATATGAGAAACAGAGTCAGACAAGACTTTAACCTTTGTCTTCTGAATGATGGTTCATACACATTTATGTCTTTGATACACATGTCAAACATCGACCTCTCCTTATGttcaccgaatttactcccttGTCTTAATTGGTCTGCTTGTGATGAACTTCACGGCAGTGACCACAGGCCAATTATTATAAACAGTGGTGTCGACCGCAAAACGAAtaaaaggccacggagatggattgttgaaaagacAGATTGGAATGTTACCATAAAGCTTTCCCATCACAGTATGACAATGGTGCAGATGCCCTTGACGAGCTTTCATCTCTTACATCTCTGATACTTGACaatgctaatagatatatccTTCAAATATCGGGAAACCCAAGACGTCTTtctgttccttggtggaatgatgattgcagaAACGCTATTAGCAATTGACAACAGGCACTTCGAAAATTTAACCGCAGGCCTACAAATGAACACTTTTATACCATAAGGCTAGAGCGGTATGTcttcgagtattcttggacgtcATGGAGGAAATACGTGAACaccatctcacgcactactcccacgtgtTCTGTGTGGAAGAAGATCCGTACAATTAGCTgatcaccaaaacaatccatTCTCGGACTTATTCATGAAGAAGAACCCCTTACATCGCCTTCTGCACTGGCAAGTAACTTGGCAGATTCTTTccgttcggtgtctctcacctcattatacagtattaaatttcagaggtacaaaatACAGACGGAAGTTCTACTGTTCAACATTAGTGATTCCGTCGGTAAATTAAACGCTCTGTTTTCATTCAACGAGTTGTCACACGCACTAAAAAAACTCACGTGACACCTCCCCTGGACCTGAAAATTCCTCTCTATGATCTCGCACCTTCCAAATTCAGTGCTACAACaactattatatatttacagtGGTTTATTCGCTTCACAAGTTTTCCCTTCGgtctggtcagaagccattgtcaaaccgtgcttaaaccTAGAAAAGACAAAGATAGCCCCTCAAGTTACCGCCCTACCTCATTAACAAGCGTCTTATGCAAAGTAATGGGAGAATGGtcaaccgcaggcttacatggtatttGGAGAGAAatggccttttatctccagagcagtgtggtttccgacaaggtcGATCATCCATTGGCCATTTAGTGTCATTGGAAACTGCAATTCAGAACGATTTCCTGCTATGCCAGCGCCTCattgctatcttctttgatatcacgAGGGCGTTCGACATGGCGTGACGACGTGGTATCCTAAATACTCTCAAAGAATAGGGAGTTAAGGGCAACATGCTGGCTTTTATCAGAGGTTTTTTAAATGACTGAACTTTCCCTATTCGTGTTGGAGATTCTCTATCGGGTAGTGTCACTTAGAGAATGGAGTCCCTCAAgaaagtgtattaagtgccacatTGTTCGCTATAGCCATCAACAGCAcccacctgtttcatgttcgttATTTTCTGATGTTTTGCCGTATGTATTACGTCCCGTTGaacagccacagcagagagaccACTACAGAACACAATATCTCACCTAGAAGCTTTGTCCAAGGTAACCGGCTTCACATTTTcactagaaaaaacaaaatgtgtagtcttttctggCTTGCGGGTCCCATCTACTCCGCAAGTTTTTCTCAACGGAGACCAAATTTCTATCACTCTGatatcaagtttttaggtttgattTTTGACAACCGTCTTACGTGGGGTCAAAcacatgaaagaattaaaaacaaaatgttccaaaattttagatatgctgcaagttcttagcaacaccaaatggggagccgataggtcatgtatgttgcgattttattactgtttagttCGTTCCCGATTAGATTACGGTTgtatcgcctactcttcagcacGTAATACCGCGCTAAAAATGTTAGATGTGCATCATGCTACAGGggcttttagatcaagccctgccactagcatacttgttgagtgcggtgaaccatcactttgggatagacgtgaTCAACTTTCAGCATTGTACTTTGCCCGTCTTAAAGGGCAACCGAATCACCCGACTTTTACCGCAGTTCTTGCGAGTCCTGATTTACAAAGATATAAGGACCATCCACGATCCACTGCACCTATGGGTGTATGTATCCGGCGGTTATTACAGCTTTTAAACGTAGACATACCTGCTGTTTTTCCAATGTATCCCTGTTCGTTTTCACCCAGGAAAATTAGccttgtaacttttatttttgatctcaccatatacaagaaacaatgaaccgTCTTTCAGAAAAATTATCACCATATCCTTTCCAGAATAAACCCAGATGCATCTGTGTGTACTCAGATGGATCGAAACAGgatgataccgttggatgcgcatttattgttaatagcagaatctatatgtttggtctacctaagGTTACAAGTATATTTACTGCAGAACTGTACGCTATCAATAAGGCTTTAAATATCGTTAACCCAAAATATCGttatatccttatttgtagcgactcgtttagtgcactccaagctttggAAGATTTTTACTCTTGACATTCGTTGGTCAtcgaaatttataacgcaatcgccgAGAATTGAA of the Lycorma delicatula isolate Av1 chromosome 10, ASM4794821v1, whole genome shotgun sequence genome contains:
- the LOC142331697 gene encoding uncharacterized protein LOC142331697; the encoded protein is MFCRNLMDVDVGEIADELRSQDVVEVKRIMKTQNGMEESTPSLILTFNLPVSPENIKIGYLSIRVRPFIPNPRRCFNCQGYGHTTTSCSKIEVCGRCAKEGHRDANCQEHEKCANCSGSHTARSRDCPVFKKAKAILRISTEQKLFFPATRREYKKKTINSRNLVKPDVSFATATSKQVTTNLNNQPSGSYNELKNLFRCYLIKLHPIS